Proteins co-encoded in one Kribbella solani genomic window:
- a CDS encoding carboxyl transferase domain-containing protein — translation MFKRIAIVNRGEAAMRLINAVREVNAEGGDPIETVALFTESERTATFAREADLAYPLGPAAARPYLDLAVLERALRETGADAAWVGWGFVAEDPAFAELCDRIGVTFIGPSAEAMRKLGDKIGSKLIAEEVGVPVAPWSRGAVESLDAALAAADRIGYPLMLKATAGGGGRGIRVVRSADELSDAYARTSDEAARAFGSGVVFLERLVTGARHVEVQVIADGQGTAWALGVRDCSVQRRNQKVIEESASPLLAASQVEELKASAERLALAVGYKGAATVEFLYHPGEKSFAFLEVNTRLQVEHPITELTTGFDLVKAQLHVASGGRLEGSKPLESGHAVEARLNAEDPDRDFAPSPGRIAVLDLPAGPGIRVDTGVSAGDSIPADFDSMIAKIIGYGRTRDEALARLRRAMSATTVLIEGGATNKSFVLDLLDQPEVIDGSADTGWIDRVRAEGRLVSHRHSGIALVAAAIEGYEDAEQVERTRLLETAHGGRPQVQHEVGRAIDLKLRGASYRVTVARIGPERFRVGVGNGNDHLKVVDAELERLDEYTSRLVVGGQRFRLVTATHGPVHLVEVDGVTHRVSRDEGGVLRSPAPALVVATPVQTGAEVESGAPVLVLESMKMETVLYAPFKAIVKELLVSTGSQVETGAPLLRLEPVADETAEEAAPVHNGVQLDLPNGTGEKSAAERVERGLDDLRSMLLGFDIDPRDEGGMLADYLAARAELAAHDGPPIGAEIELMTVFADFVELSRNRPAGTDTTIENRVHSPREYFYTYLRSLDPDRGGLPAEFQARLTRVLSNYGVTGLERSPELEEAVFRIFLAQLRSTPDVLLVTSVLQRWIAEPLPAAPLDESVHELLDRLVLATQLRFPVVGDLARSVRFRWFDQPQVDAERASIIAGVSDEVAELAARPDVPNRQERIDALAAIPEPIVRFLAQRLEGGWGEREPMLEVLVRRHYREYELHDLRDFVVDGRPFATADYTIDDRPSHLVTTVGTVAELADAGSALSQALTARIDARPAGHEAVVELYLYGPDLPESQQDAADQYQRMVADLPIAQRVRRISVAVAPGAGGPVSYFTYRPAGGSMVEDDNVRGVHPMVGRRLNLWRLRDFRITRLDAPEDVLLYYCVARENEADRRLVALAQVRQFAVARDEDGQVTSLPHAERAIANCLEAIRRARTARGAAGAKLDMNHVWVQIWPVVDVQVDEVTALQRNIAPMTAGAGIEEVLVQGDVAAPDGSINPVAARFYYQHGAGVVTSIEQPPTGRLLPLDDYAQKVQRSKRRNTIYPYEVSGMVAGQGGTFVEHDLDDAGNLVPVDRAKGLNKAGVILGLVTTPTERYPEGVTRVALSGDPTKALGAVAEAECSRIIAALDLAERMRVPVEWYSLSAGARISMDSGTENMDWVAKALKRIVEFTQDGGEINVVVAGINVGAQPYWNAEATMLMHTKGILVMTPDSAMVLTGKQTLDFSGSVSAEDNFGIGGYDRVMGPNGQAQYWAPDLKGARDVLMTHYDHTYVVPGEHGPRRAATTDPIDRDVTPYPHEAVGSDFKTVGEIFAAATNPDRKKAFDIRTLMRAVTDQDHPVLERWAGMADADTAVVQDARLGGYPVCLVGIESKSVPRRGFPPTDGPDTYTAGTLFPRSSKKVARAINSASGNRPLVVLANLSGFDGSPDSMRNLQLEYGAEIGRAMVNFRGPIVFCVVSRYHGGAFVVFSKSLNPSMTVLAVEGSFASVLGGAPAAAVVFAAEVDARTAADPRVAALAERVGDATGAERAALATELADVRIVVRAEKLGEVATEFDRVHSIERAREVGSVDAVISARELRPKLIEAIKSGVPGE, via the coding sequence ATGTTCAAGCGTATCGCAATAGTGAACCGGGGAGAAGCCGCGATGCGGCTGATCAACGCGGTCCGGGAAGTCAACGCCGAAGGCGGTGACCCGATCGAAACCGTGGCCTTGTTCACCGAGAGCGAGCGCACCGCGACCTTCGCCCGGGAGGCCGACCTGGCCTACCCGCTGGGTCCGGCGGCGGCGCGGCCGTACCTCGACCTGGCCGTGCTGGAGCGGGCGCTGCGGGAAACCGGGGCGGACGCCGCGTGGGTCGGCTGGGGGTTCGTCGCCGAGGACCCGGCGTTCGCGGAGCTGTGCGACCGGATCGGCGTCACCTTCATCGGCCCCTCGGCCGAGGCGATGCGCAAGCTCGGCGACAAGATCGGCTCGAAGCTGATCGCCGAGGAGGTCGGCGTACCGGTGGCGCCGTGGAGCCGTGGCGCGGTCGAGTCGCTGGACGCGGCGCTCGCGGCGGCCGACCGGATCGGCTACCCGTTGATGCTGAAGGCAACGGCCGGCGGTGGTGGCCGCGGCATCCGGGTGGTCCGCTCCGCCGACGAGCTTTCCGACGCGTACGCGCGAACCAGCGACGAGGCGGCCCGCGCTTTCGGTAGCGGTGTGGTGTTCCTGGAGCGCCTGGTCACCGGCGCCCGGCATGTCGAGGTGCAGGTGATCGCGGACGGTCAGGGCACCGCGTGGGCGCTCGGCGTCCGGGACTGCTCGGTCCAGCGCCGGAACCAGAAGGTGATCGAGGAATCCGCGTCGCCGCTGCTGGCCGCGTCCCAGGTCGAGGAGCTGAAGGCGTCAGCCGAGCGGCTCGCGCTCGCGGTCGGGTACAAGGGCGCCGCGACGGTCGAGTTCCTGTACCACCCGGGGGAGAAGAGCTTCGCGTTCCTGGAGGTGAACACCCGCCTCCAGGTCGAGCACCCGATCACCGAGCTGACCACCGGGTTCGACCTGGTCAAGGCGCAGCTGCACGTCGCGTCCGGCGGCCGGCTGGAGGGCAGCAAGCCGCTGGAGAGCGGCCATGCGGTCGAGGCCCGGCTGAACGCCGAGGACCCGGACCGTGACTTCGCGCCGTCGCCGGGCCGGATCGCCGTCCTGGACCTGCCGGCCGGGCCGGGCATCCGGGTCGACACCGGGGTCAGCGCGGGCGACAGCATCCCGGCCGACTTCGACTCGATGATCGCGAAGATCATCGGGTACGGGCGGACCCGCGATGAGGCGCTGGCGCGGTTGCGCCGGGCGATGTCCGCGACCACGGTGCTGATCGAGGGCGGTGCGACCAACAAGAGTTTCGTACTCGACCTGCTGGACCAGCCCGAGGTGATCGACGGCAGCGCCGACACCGGCTGGATCGACCGGGTCCGCGCGGAGGGCCGCCTGGTATCGCACCGGCACTCCGGTATCGCACTGGTCGCGGCGGCGATCGAGGGGTACGAGGACGCCGAGCAGGTCGAACGTACGCGGCTGCTGGAGACCGCGCACGGCGGCCGGCCGCAGGTGCAGCACGAGGTCGGTCGCGCGATCGACCTGAAGCTGCGCGGCGCGAGCTACCGGGTGACGGTGGCGCGGATCGGCCCGGAGCGGTTCCGGGTCGGCGTGGGGAACGGCAACGATCACCTGAAGGTGGTGGACGCCGAGCTGGAGCGGCTGGACGAGTACACGAGCCGGCTTGTCGTCGGCGGGCAGCGGTTCCGGCTGGTGACCGCGACGCATGGTCCGGTGCATCTGGTCGAGGTGGACGGCGTGACGCACCGTGTCAGCCGCGACGAGGGCGGCGTACTGCGTTCGCCCGCGCCTGCTCTTGTAGTGGCGACGCCCGTGCAGACCGGTGCGGAGGTTGAGTCCGGTGCGCCGGTGCTCGTACTGGAGAGCATGAAGATGGAGACGGTGCTGTACGCGCCGTTCAAGGCGATCGTGAAGGAGCTGCTCGTCTCGACGGGCAGCCAGGTGGAGACCGGTGCGCCGCTGCTCCGGCTGGAGCCGGTGGCGGACGAGACGGCTGAAGAAGCTGCTCCGGTGCACAACGGCGTCCAGCTGGACCTGCCGAACGGGACCGGCGAGAAGTCCGCGGCCGAGCGGGTCGAGCGAGGGCTGGACGACCTGCGGAGCATGCTGCTCGGGTTCGACATCGACCCGCGCGACGAGGGCGGCATGCTGGCCGACTACCTCGCCGCCCGCGCCGAGCTGGCCGCGCACGACGGCCCGCCGATCGGCGCGGAGATCGAGCTGATGACGGTGTTCGCCGACTTCGTCGAGCTGAGCCGGAACCGCCCGGCCGGTACGGACACCACCATCGAGAACCGGGTGCACAGTCCGCGCGAGTACTTCTACACGTACCTGCGGAGCCTCGACCCGGATCGTGGCGGGTTGCCGGCCGAGTTCCAGGCCCGGCTGACTCGGGTGCTGAGCAACTACGGCGTGACCGGTCTGGAGCGGAGCCCGGAGCTGGAGGAGGCCGTCTTCCGGATCTTCCTGGCCCAGCTGCGGTCCACTCCGGACGTACTGCTGGTGACGTCGGTGCTGCAGCGATGGATCGCCGAGCCGCTGCCGGCCGCGCCGCTCGACGAGTCCGTCCACGAACTGCTGGACCGGCTGGTACTGGCGACGCAGCTGCGCTTCCCGGTGGTTGGTGACCTCGCGCGGAGCGTCCGGTTCCGCTGGTTCGACCAGCCGCAGGTGGACGCCGAGCGTGCCTCCATCATCGCCGGCGTCAGCGACGAGGTCGCCGAGCTGGCCGCGCGGCCGGACGTGCCGAACCGGCAGGAGCGGATCGACGCGCTGGCCGCGATCCCGGAGCCGATCGTGCGCTTCCTCGCGCAGCGGCTCGAGGGTGGCTGGGGCGAGCGGGAGCCGATGCTCGAGGTGCTCGTCCGGCGGCACTACCGCGAGTACGAGCTGCACGACCTGCGCGACTTCGTGGTCGACGGCCGGCCGTTCGCGACCGCCGACTACACGATCGACGACCGTCCGAGCCACCTGGTCACGACGGTCGGTACGGTCGCGGAGCTGGCCGACGCCGGCAGTGCGCTGTCACAGGCGCTGACCGCGCGGATCGACGCCCGCCCGGCCGGTCACGAGGCAGTTGTCGAGCTCTATCTGTACGGTCCGGACCTGCCCGAGTCGCAGCAGGACGCCGCGGATCAGTACCAGCGGATGGTCGCCGACCTGCCGATCGCCCAACGCGTACGCCGGATCTCGGTCGCGGTCGCGCCCGGCGCGGGTGGGCCGGTCTCGTACTTCACCTATCGCCCGGCCGGCGGGTCGATGGTCGAGGACGACAACGTTCGCGGGGTACACCCGATGGTCGGCCGCCGCCTGAACCTGTGGCGGCTGCGGGACTTCCGGATCACCCGGCTGGACGCGCCGGAGGACGTGCTGCTGTATTACTGCGTCGCCCGCGAGAACGAGGCCGACCGGCGGCTGGTCGCGCTGGCCCAGGTACGCCAGTTCGCGGTCGCCCGCGACGAGGACGGGCAGGTCACGTCGCTGCCGCACGCGGAGCGCGCGATCGCGAACTGCCTGGAGGCGATCCGCCGGGCCCGGACCGCGCGCGGCGCGGCCGGCGCGAAGCTCGACATGAACCACGTCTGGGTGCAGATCTGGCCGGTGGTCGACGTCCAGGTCGACGAGGTGACCGCGCTGCAGCGCAACATCGCCCCGATGACCGCGGGCGCCGGGATCGAAGAGGTACTGGTCCAGGGCGACGTCGCGGCGCCGGACGGTTCGATCAACCCGGTCGCCGCGCGGTTCTACTACCAGCACGGCGCCGGTGTCGTGACCTCGATCGAGCAGCCGCCGACCGGCCGGCTGCTGCCGCTCGACGACTACGCGCAGAAGGTGCAGCGTTCGAAGCGCCGGAACACGATCTACCCGTACGAGGTCAGCGGCATGGTCGCGGGCCAGGGCGGTACGTTCGTGGAGCACGACCTGGACGACGCCGGCAACCTGGTACCGGTGGACCGGGCCAAGGGCCTGAACAAGGCCGGCGTCATTCTCGGCCTGGTCACCACGCCGACCGAGCGGTACCCCGAAGGCGTCACCCGGGTGGCGCTCAGCGGCGACCCGACCAAGGCGCTCGGCGCGGTCGCCGAAGCGGAGTGCTCACGGATCATCGCGGCGCTCGACCTCGCGGAGCGGATGCGGGTGCCGGTCGAGTGGTACTCGCTGTCCGCCGGTGCCCGGATCTCGATGGACTCCGGTACCGAGAACATGGACTGGGTCGCGAAGGCGCTGAAGCGGATCGTCGAGTTCACCCAGGACGGCGGCGAGATCAACGTCGTGGTCGCGGGCATCAACGTGGGCGCGCAGCCGTACTGGAACGCCGAGGCGACCATGCTGATGCACACCAAGGGCATCCTGGTGATGACGCCGGACAGCGCGATGGTGCTGACCGGCAAGCAGACGCTGGACTTCTCCGGCAGCGTGTCGGCCGAGGACAACTTCGGCATCGGCGGGTACGACCGGGTGATGGGGCCGAACGGCCAGGCACAGTACTGGGCGCCGGACCTCAAGGGCGCCCGCGACGTACTGATGACGCACTACGACCACACCTACGTCGTACCGGGGGAGCACGGTCCGCGCCGGGCGGCCACCACCGACCCGATCGATCGCGACGTCACCCCGTACCCGCACGAGGCGGTCGGGAGCGACTTCAAGACCGTCGGCGAGATCTTCGCCGCGGCCACCAACCCGGACCGGAAGAAGGCGTTCGACATCCGCACGCTGATGCGGGCGGTCACCGACCAGGACCACCCGGTGCTGGAGCGCTGGGCCGGGATGGCCGACGCGGACACCGCGGTCGTGCAGGACGCGCGGCTCGGCGGGTACCCGGTCTGCCTGGTCGGGATCGAGTCCAAGTCGGTGCCGCGCCGGGGCTTCCCGCCCACCGACGGCCCGGACACGTACACCGCGGGCACGCTGTTCCCGCGGTCGTCGAAGAAGGTCGCGCGGGCGATCAACTCGGCCAGCGGCAACCGGCCGCTGGTGGTGCTGGCGAACCTGTCCGGCTTCGACGGCTCGCCGGACTCGATGCGGAACCTGCAGCTCGAGTACGGCGCCGAGATCGGGCGGGCGATGGTGAACTTCCGCGGCCCGATCGTGTTCTGTGTCGTCTCCCGGTACCACGGCGGCGCGTTCGTGGTGTTCTCGAAGTCGCTGAACCCGTCGATGACCGTGCTCGCGGTCGAGGGTTCGTTCGCCTCGGTGCTCGGCGGCGCGCCGGCCGCGGCGGTCGTCTTCGCGGCCGAGGTGGACGCCCGGACCGCCGCCGACCCGCGGGTCGCGGCGCTGGCCGAGCGGGTCGGCGACGCCACCGGCGCGGAACGGGCGGCGCTCGCGACCGAGCTCGCGGACGTCCGGATCGTCGTCAGGGCAGAGAAACTGGGCGAGGTGGCGACCGAGTTCGACCGCGTGCACAGCATCGAACGGGCCCGCGAGGTCGGCTCGGTGGACGCGGTGATCAGCGCCCGGGAGCTGCGGCCGAAGTTGATCGAGGCAATCAAATCCGGGGTACCCGGAGAGTGA
- a CDS encoding transglycosylase domain-containing protein, with translation MRADRGGRSWARSMIMFIGVSVLSGALAAGLAVPFAGFAGRGTASVADTVQSLPKEFQSNPLAVRSRILAADGSLIATLYEQNRLPVKLAQVAPVMRRAMVAIEDSRFYDHGALDLKGTLRAMLRNQSGGTVQQGGSSITQQYVKLSLVEKARTAEQRAKATEVSYERKLTELRYAIAVERELSKNEILERYLNLANFGAGTYGIQAAAQHYFRTTAAELTLPQAALLAGIVKNPTGYNPVNNLARGTARRDVVIKRMLELGVITVAQANQALRTPIDLAKVEPVPNGCANSRYPFYCEYAVSKLLANPALGATVKDRDHYLKTGGLLIRTSLDPKMQAAAQASIEKHTKPRDTAVAAITVVEPGTGLVKAMVQSKPYGNGRYHTNYNYNVEKSYAGGYGGFQNGSTMKAFTIAAALSKGIPMDYRINSPEQIDLRNQRFRTCSGWTRDPTYQPKNSTHSGDLTMVEAARYSTNTYFLQLSQRTGLCSIARIASHLGMYDAQSIKPLDQVVSMTLGVGYVTPLMLSNAYATFAARGKYCKPLVVTSVRDKAGRPVPGPGFDCKQVLPRQVADGVNRVLSAVMMPGGTGGKLRFGSRDMGGKTGTIQQNLAVWFAGYTPNLAAAAVVADASLPYTNLMYRHTLNGRDIADPTGSGTAGPLWETAMQGAVRGLPNARFVTPPRKMIGDPNPKPPASDKPGTKPNR, from the coding sequence ATGCGTGCCGACAGGGGCGGTCGCAGCTGGGCTCGGTCGATGATCATGTTCATCGGCGTGAGTGTGTTGTCCGGAGCGCTGGCGGCCGGGCTGGCGGTGCCGTTCGCGGGCTTCGCCGGCCGTGGCACGGCGAGTGTCGCGGACACCGTCCAAAGCCTGCCCAAGGAGTTCCAGAGCAATCCGTTGGCCGTCCGCAGCCGGATTCTGGCCGCGGACGGCAGCCTGATCGCGACCCTGTACGAGCAGAACCGGCTGCCGGTCAAGCTCGCCCAGGTCGCGCCGGTGATGCGCCGGGCGATGGTCGCGATCGAGGACTCCCGGTTCTACGACCACGGCGCGCTTGACCTGAAGGGCACGCTCCGGGCGATGCTGCGCAACCAGTCCGGTGGGACGGTGCAGCAGGGCGGATCGAGCATCACCCAGCAGTACGTGAAGCTGAGCCTGGTCGAGAAGGCGCGGACCGCCGAACAGCGGGCGAAGGCGACCGAGGTCTCGTACGAGCGGAAGCTGACCGAACTGCGGTACGCGATCGCGGTCGAGCGGGAGCTGTCCAAGAACGAGATCCTCGAGCGGTACCTGAACCTGGCGAACTTCGGCGCCGGCACGTACGGGATCCAGGCGGCCGCGCAGCACTACTTCCGGACCACGGCCGCCGAACTCACCCTCCCGCAGGCGGCGCTGCTGGCCGGCATCGTGAAGAACCCGACCGGGTACAACCCGGTGAACAACCTGGCCCGCGGCACCGCCCGCCGCGACGTCGTGATCAAACGGATGCTCGAACTCGGCGTGATCACGGTCGCGCAGGCGAACCAGGCACTCCGTACGCCGATCGACCTGGCCAAGGTCGAGCCGGTGCCGAACGGGTGCGCCAACTCGCGGTATCCGTTCTACTGCGAGTACGCGGTCTCCAAGCTGCTCGCCAACCCGGCGCTCGGCGCGACCGTCAAGGACCGCGACCACTACCTGAAGACCGGCGGACTGCTGATCCGTACCTCGCTCGACCCGAAGATGCAGGCCGCGGCACAGGCGTCGATCGAGAAGCACACCAAGCCGCGCGACACCGCGGTCGCCGCGATCACGGTGGTCGAACCGGGCACCGGCCTGGTCAAGGCGATGGTGCAGAGCAAGCCGTACGGGAACGGGCGGTACCACACCAACTACAACTACAACGTCGAGAAGTCGTACGCCGGTGGGTACGGTGGGTTCCAGAACGGCTCGACGATGAAGGCGTTCACGATCGCGGCGGCACTGTCCAAGGGCATCCCGATGGACTACCGGATCAACTCACCGGAGCAGATCGACCTGCGGAACCAGCGGTTCCGGACCTGCTCCGGCTGGACCCGCGACCCGACGTACCAGCCGAAGAACTCGACCCACAGCGGTGACCTGACGATGGTCGAAGCAGCGCGGTACTCGACCAACACGTACTTCCTGCAACTGTCCCAGCGGACCGGGCTGTGCTCGATCGCGAGAATCGCCTCGCACCTCGGGATGTACGACGCGCAGTCGATCAAGCCGCTGGACCAGGTGGTGTCGATGACGCTGGGCGTCGGGTACGTGACGCCGCTGATGCTGTCGAACGCGTACGCGACCTTCGCGGCGCGTGGGAAGTACTGCAAGCCGCTGGTCGTCACGTCGGTGCGGGACAAGGCCGGGCGGCCGGTTCCGGGGCCTGGGTTCGACTGCAAGCAGGTGCTGCCGCGGCAGGTCGCCGACGGGGTGAACCGGGTGCTGAGCGCGGTGATGATGCCGGGCGGTACCGGCGGCAAGCTGCGGTTCGGGAGCCGGGACATGGGCGGCAAGACCGGAACGATCCAGCAGAACCTGGCCGTCTGGTTCGCCGGTTACACGCCCAACCTGGCCGCGGCCGCGGTGGTCGCCGACGCCAGCCTGCCGTACACGAACCTGATGTACAGGCACACGCTGAACGGCCGTGACATCGCCGACCCGACCGGTTCCGGTACCGCCGGGCCGCTCTGGGAGACCGCTATGCAGGGAGCTGTCCGCGGCCTGCCGAACGCACGCTTCGTCACACCGCCCCGCAAGATGATCGGCGACCCGAACCCGAAGCCGCCGGCATCCGACAAACCAGGGACCAAGCCGAACCGCTGA
- a CDS encoding CehA/McbA family metallohydrolase, whose amino-acid sequence MLDRYRARALELGLDWGDETPDCDRRLLPFVRHADPGRVAELTARPNLARIGRPVETGGADEIALLVALLSLPDPLDGLIRALPASLAPGLVITRTGGVEVGHPLPFAVGGTKVPCTILVPAEGSVPAQLSTAFVTAGSPDLSVGGHSVRVVEPVAAGKLQLISDAPSRWSVVDERGGGWYPEHALPKRDIRGRPFFHGNELVLDVPAGRVTVRLARGCEFLEADVVVDVAPDQTVQVELAPERLYDGAAQGWYGADLHVHMNYGGLVCSPAQACSMQQGEGLHLMSLVAGNQATALIYDREAFESSAGQDLPRALTGDSVARFGVEYRNDLLGHFGAFGATSPPVRYQTGHPRSENVDDWPPNSVAAEEFRDAGATVHYTHPMFAPMSPDGSPDRVFADVRPDWLPDLTGTEFAPEARELVADAALGLVDSVDIVGVGNREGTEALYHRLLSCGLRLAATAGTDSFLSQPSGPPPGWARAYADLRGAELSVAGWQEAQRAGRTFGTTGPWLEFGVAGRGLGETVETATATCLPIRAKVVGHAVRQLEVVGPDGVVASVAVGPDQREAMLEAVVDARESLWLAAVARGDDRADGLGQTYAHTSPIWVAVGGLPVTRPTDATWCLDWLDRFEAMIRRRGRFSDPKQLADLVDVIDRARAFYAAIVERGRA is encoded by the coding sequence ATGCTTGATCGCTATCGGGCCCGAGCGTTGGAGCTCGGGCTGGACTGGGGCGATGAGACTCCTGATTGCGACCGGCGCTTGTTGCCGTTCGTGCGGCACGCCGATCCCGGACGGGTCGCAGAGCTGACGGCGCGTCCGAACCTCGCCCGCATCGGCCGGCCCGTCGAGACCGGCGGCGCCGACGAAATCGCGCTTCTGGTCGCGCTGCTGTCGTTGCCGGATCCGCTCGACGGTCTGATCCGTGCGTTGCCGGCGTCATTGGCTCCAGGCCTTGTGATCACGCGGACCGGCGGCGTCGAAGTCGGTCATCCGCTGCCGTTCGCGGTCGGTGGTACGAAAGTGCCGTGCACGATTCTCGTACCGGCCGAAGGTTCGGTGCCGGCCCAGCTGTCGACGGCCTTCGTGACCGCGGGATCACCGGACCTGTCAGTTGGCGGTCACTCTGTCCGCGTGGTCGAGCCGGTAGCCGCGGGCAAACTCCAGCTGATCTCCGATGCGCCCTCACGCTGGAGTGTGGTCGACGAGCGTGGCGGCGGGTGGTATCCGGAGCATGCGCTGCCGAAGCGCGACATCCGTGGTCGGCCGTTCTTCCATGGCAATGAGCTGGTCCTTGATGTCCCGGCCGGGCGGGTCACCGTCCGGCTCGCCCGCGGCTGCGAGTTCCTGGAAGCCGACGTTGTCGTGGACGTTGCACCGGACCAGACGGTCCAGGTCGAACTGGCACCGGAGCGGCTGTACGACGGTGCCGCCCAGGGTTGGTACGGCGCCGATCTGCACGTCCATATGAACTACGGCGGTTTGGTTTGCAGTCCGGCGCAAGCATGCTCGATGCAGCAAGGCGAAGGTCTGCACCTGATGAGCCTGGTTGCCGGGAATCAGGCGACCGCACTGATCTATGACCGCGAGGCCTTCGAGTCGTCGGCCGGACAGGACCTGCCGCGGGCCTTGACCGGCGACTCGGTGGCTCGGTTCGGCGTGGAGTATCGAAATGATCTTCTCGGCCATTTCGGGGCCTTCGGCGCCACCTCACCTCCGGTGCGCTACCAGACCGGACATCCGCGGTCCGAGAACGTTGACGACTGGCCGCCGAACTCGGTCGCGGCCGAGGAGTTCCGGGATGCCGGTGCGACTGTCCATTACACCCATCCGATGTTCGCGCCGATGTCGCCCGACGGTTCACCGGACCGCGTGTTCGCGGACGTTCGTCCGGACTGGCTACCTGATCTCACCGGAACGGAGTTCGCTCCGGAAGCGCGGGAGCTTGTCGCCGATGCCGCTCTGGGTCTGGTCGACTCCGTCGACATTGTCGGCGTCGGCAACCGTGAGGGCACTGAGGCCTTGTACCACCGGTTGCTGAGTTGTGGGCTGCGATTGGCCGCGACCGCGGGGACCGATTCGTTTCTGTCCCAGCCGTCCGGTCCACCACCGGGCTGGGCGCGAGCGTACGCGGACCTCCGTGGTGCTGAGCTGTCGGTGGCCGGCTGGCAGGAAGCTCAGCGGGCCGGCCGCACTTTCGGTACGACCGGGCCTTGGCTCGAGTTCGGTGTGGCCGGACGCGGTCTCGGCGAGACCGTTGAGACAGCTACCGCAACCTGCCTTCCCATCCGCGCGAAGGTAGTGGGACACGCCGTGCGCCAACTTGAGGTTGTCGGACCGGATGGCGTGGTTGCGAGCGTCGCGGTCGGCCCCGATCAGCGTGAAGCCATGCTGGAAGCCGTCGTGGATGCTCGGGAGTCGTTGTGGCTCGCGGCAGTGGCACGCGGGGACGACCGCGCCGACGGGCTGGGGCAGACGTATGCCCACACCAGCCCGATCTGGGTAGCGGTTGGCGGCCTCCCGGTGACACGTCCCACTGACGCGACCTGGTGTTTGGACTGGCTCGACCGTTTCGAGGCGATGATTCGGCGACGAGGTAGGTTCTCCGATCCCAAGCAACTCGCCGACCTCGTCGACGTGATCGACCGAGCGCGTGCCTTCTACGCCGCGATCGTCGAGCGCGGGCGAGCCTGA
- a CDS encoding FAD-binding oxidoreductase, which translates to MNDLINQLRGAVAGPVLGRGDDGYAAELSGFNLAVTHTPDVVVGLTSEADAAAVVRAAAASGTPVRVLATGHGIPVPIQDGIVVTTTRMTGVTVDAATKIAHIPAGSRWDEVIAAGTPHGLVPVAGASDQVGCIGYTLGGGLGPLARTYGFSSDWARGFRIVTATGEVLTANATEHPDLFWALRGGKGGFGIVTAMDFELVELPTLYGGSAFFDAEHIPAVLGTWADWTKSLPEAANSSVVILRLPPLDFIPAPLRGKTVASVRFAYTGDAAEGQRLFQPIRDAGTPLIDAVAEMPGSDIPLIHNDPKDPTPSWDRGLLLSELDADFVTTFLQVAGPDQQLPLIAVELRHLGGATTRDLPETTAVGGRTGAATLTMIGVPDPTLFDTALPAAADTVLTALKPWINPETTVNFAGAFTIPGSYQASWPTNTFTRLTDLRTTYDPNRLFPYGPNL; encoded by the coding sequence ATGAACGACTTGATCAACCAGCTGCGCGGCGCGGTCGCCGGCCCGGTGCTGGGCCGCGGCGACGACGGGTACGCCGCGGAACTGTCCGGCTTCAACCTCGCGGTGACACACACGCCGGACGTGGTGGTCGGGCTGACGTCCGAAGCCGACGCGGCCGCGGTCGTCCGCGCCGCCGCCGCGAGCGGCACCCCGGTGCGCGTACTGGCCACCGGCCACGGCATCCCGGTGCCGATCCAGGACGGCATCGTGGTGACCACGACCCGGATGACCGGCGTGACGGTCGACGCCGCCACGAAGATCGCGCACATCCCGGCCGGCAGCCGATGGGACGAAGTGATCGCCGCCGGTACGCCACACGGTCTGGTACCGGTGGCCGGCGCGTCCGACCAGGTCGGCTGCATCGGGTACACGCTCGGCGGCGGCCTTGGCCCGCTCGCCCGCACCTACGGCTTCTCGTCCGACTGGGCCCGCGGCTTCCGGATCGTCACCGCGACCGGCGAGGTACTGACCGCGAACGCGACCGAGCACCCGGACCTGTTCTGGGCCCTCCGCGGCGGCAAGGGCGGCTTCGGCATCGTCACCGCGATGGACTTCGAACTCGTCGAGCTGCCCACCCTGTACGGCGGATCGGCGTTCTTCGACGCCGAGCACATCCCGGCCGTACTCGGCACCTGGGCCGACTGGACCAAATCACTCCCCGAGGCCGCGAACTCCTCGGTGGTGATCCTCCGCCTCCCACCGCTCGACTTCATCCCCGCGCCCTTGCGCGGCAAGACCGTCGCGAGCGTCCGGTTCGCGTACACCGGTGACGCCGCCGAAGGTCAGCGCCTGTTCCAGCCGATCCGCGACGCCGGTACGCCACTGATCGACGCCGTCGCCGAGATGCCCGGCAGCGACATCCCGCTGATCCACAACGACCCGAAGGACCCGACCCCGTCCTGGGACCGCGGCCTGCTGCTCTCCGAACTCGACGCCGACTTCGTCACCACGTTCCTCCAGGTGGCCGGCCCCGACCAGCAACTCCCGCTGATCGCCGTCGAACTCCGCCACCTCGGCGGCGCCACCACCCGCGACCTCCCGGAAACCACCGCCGTCGGCGGCCGCACCGGCGCCGCGACCCTGACCATGATCGGCGTCCCCGACCCAACCCTCTTCGACACGGCCCTCCCAGCCGCCGCCGACACCGTCCTCACCGCCCTGAAGCCCTGGATCAATCCCGAAACCACAGTCAACTTCGCCGGCGCCTTCACCATCCCCGGCTCCTACCAAGCCTCCTGGCCAACCAACACCTTCACCCGCCTAACCGACCTCCGAACCACCTACGACCCCAACCGGCTGTTCCCGTACGGGCCGAACCTCTAG